Proteins found in one Candidatus Goldiibacteriota bacterium genomic segment:
- a CDS encoding AraC family transcriptional regulator translates to MKRAVDYIEKNIKNNVTYTEAAQVAAISKGHFWRLFKMLFGETIGVYIRNRRLTLTSQKLLLSQKKISDICYEYNFESYEAFSRAFKKLFKMAPAEYRKKKSRFYYLERQRLTGKDIDHILGGGINTNPDFVKGKSFTVYGNLKKTTLKRVMSERLKRASELEKKGGKTFTAYCGCGKDLNKISMDSPIEIFSVNDYENKKKECGKPEKTIPSGKYARFVHKGGAEMLLSSLNYIFGSWLKKSGRHGLEYFYVISENRVNGKKLFRAEIYIPAGIIKKAK, encoded by the coding sequence ATGAAAAGGGCTGTTGATTACATTGAGAAAAATATTAAGAATAATGTCACATATACCGAAGCGGCACAGGTTGCTGCCATTTCCAAAGGGCACTTCTGGCGCCTGTTTAAAATGCTTTTTGGGGAAACAATAGGCGTTTACATAAGAAACCGGCGGCTGACTTTAACGTCGCAAAAACTTCTTTTATCCCAAAAAAAGATATCCGATATATGTTATGAATATAATTTTGAATCGTATGAAGCTTTTTCAAGGGCCTTTAAAAAACTGTTTAAAATGGCTCCTGCCGAATATAGAAAGAAAAAAAGCCGTTTCTATTACCTTGAAAGGCAGAGGCTTACGGGAAAAGATATTGACCATATTCTGGGCGGTGGAATTAATACAAACCCTGATTTTGTAAAGGGGAAATCATTTACCGTTTACGGGAACCTGAAAAAGACCACATTAAAGCGTGTGATGTCTGAGAGGCTTAAAAGGGCGTCTGAACTTGAAAAAAAAGGCGGTAAAACCTTTACCGCTTATTGCGGATGCGGGAAAGATTTAAATAAAATATCAATGGACAGCCCTATTGAAATTTTTTCGGTAAACGATTACGAGAATAAAAAGAAAGAATGCGGCAAGCCCGAAAAAACCATACCTTCAGGTAAATACGCAAGGTTTGTGCATAAAGGCGGGGCTGAAATGCTTTTATCAAGCCTTAATTACATATTCGGCTCATGGCTTAAAAAAAGCGGCAGGCATGGGCTTGAATATTTTTATGTGATTTCTGAAAACAGGGTAAACGGAAAAAAATTATTCAGGGCCGAAATCTATATACCGGCAGGAATAATAAAAAAAGCAAAATAA
- a CDS encoding alpha/beta hydrolase, translating into MMKPSIIIGGVIFVLIAVVFLAASGGFKQEMRKAENREKFHNPLIIESAAGEAEYSLSGSGYPVLISHGITGGIGQCYGLADMYLPKDKFKIIAASRFGYGAVLKPEKSDPKSQADAFAALLDSLKIKKAAVLGNSAGAAASLQFAINYPDKCSALIMISSNVPNEAKMPPQQAMRMFFGSDFLYWGVIRAFGKSMLAMVGIPQNIAVKMGESEKKGFVDSILMSALPVSKKTDGIINDMYVSNMDMAKGYDYAKLKVPVLLIHAKDDPMGPFSSAEKISKLIPECDFMALNDGGHLLLGHEEEVRQRAAEFITKNSEK; encoded by the coding sequence ATGATGAAACCATCAATAATAATCGGCGGAGTAATTTTTGTTTTAATAGCGGTTGTTTTTTTAGCTGCATCCGGCGGGTTTAAGCAGGAAATGAGAAAAGCTGAAAACAGGGAAAAATTCCACAATCCGCTGATAATTGAAAGTGCGGCGGGAGAAGCCGAATACTCTTTATCCGGCAGCGGATATCCGGTTTTAATATCTCACGGCATAACCGGAGGAATAGGGCAGTGTTATGGCCTTGCTGATATGTATCTTCCGAAAGATAAATTTAAAATAATTGCGGCATCAAGGTTTGGTTATGGCGCAGTCTTAAAACCTGAAAAATCAGATCCAAAAAGTCAGGCAGACGCTTTTGCCGCGCTGTTGGATTCGCTGAAAATAAAAAAAGCGGCTGTACTTGGAAATTCAGCGGGCGCTGCAGCGTCATTGCAGTTTGCGATTAATTACCCGGACAAATGTTCCGCGCTTATTATGATATCTTCTAACGTTCCTAATGAAGCAAAAATGCCGCCGCAGCAGGCTATGCGGATGTTCTTTGGGTCAGATTTTCTATACTGGGGTGTTATCAGGGCTTTCGGAAAAAGCATGCTGGCAATGGTAGGTATACCGCAGAATATAGCCGTAAAAATGGGAGAAAGCGAAAAAAAGGGGTTTGTTGACAGTATTTTAATGTCTGCGCTTCCTGTAAGCAAAAAAACAGACGGCATAATAAATGACATGTATGTTTCAAATATGGATATGGCAAAAGGGTATGATTATGCAAAGTTGAAAGTGCCTGTCCTGCTGATTCACGCGAAAGATGACCCAATGGGGCCGTTTTCTTCCGCTGAAAAGATTTCAAAACTGATTCCAGAATGTGATTTTATGGCGCTTAATGACGGCGGACATCTGCTTTTGGGGCACGAAGAAGAAGTAAGGCAGCGCGCAGCTGAATTTATTACAAAAAATTCAGAAAAATAA